A single region of the Agromyces sp. Leaf222 genome encodes:
- a CDS encoding ABC transporter substrate-binding protein, producing the protein MRSAKVLTGVGLAAAATLALAACSGGASPEATPENVDLRMTVWTSNEDHLALFDSIADAYMADHPEVASVTFDPLPFEDYTTTVTTQIAGGSAPDLAWILENAAPDFVDSGALLPLDETLEGTEGYEFDDLSESATALWHDDSDALVAYPFSTSPFVMFANDDLLKAAGLPTAAEMQANGDWNWDGVSEAGAAVHTATGKAGFVIRDFDYTTWDNLASVWMGWGAAPWSEDGTQCTFDSPEMTEAFEFLHDAAFTKQSMPGPGTTADFFAGESAFTVTQISRASLLTGDFAWNLLPLPEGPAGEYSMVGQAGIGVLADGPNAQVAADFLAFFTNPENSKQLAQYFPPPRVSQLNVETLAATNPTLTPEQIEDVVIPGIDTGVTRPSHTDSAEIGQEVRSALDALWVPDADIPGTLADVCTSIDPLLAG; encoded by the coding sequence ATGAGATCAGCAAAGGTGCTGACCGGGGTCGGCCTGGCCGCGGCGGCCACGCTCGCACTCGCGGCGTGTTCGGGCGGCGCATCACCCGAGGCGACCCCCGAGAACGTCGACCTGCGCATGACGGTGTGGACCTCGAACGAGGACCACCTGGCGCTCTTCGACTCGATCGCCGACGCGTACATGGCCGACCACCCCGAGGTCGCGAGCGTCACGTTCGATCCGCTGCCGTTCGAGGACTACACGACCACGGTCACCACGCAGATCGCGGGCGGCAGCGCGCCCGACCTCGCGTGGATCCTCGAGAACGCCGCGCCCGACTTCGTCGACTCGGGGGCGCTCCTGCCGCTCGACGAGACGCTCGAGGGAACCGAGGGCTACGAGTTCGACGACCTCTCCGAGAGTGCGACCGCGCTCTGGCATGACGACTCCGACGCGCTCGTCGCGTACCCGTTCTCGACGTCGCCGTTCGTGATGTTCGCGAATGACGACCTGCTGAAGGCGGCCGGACTGCCGACCGCCGCGGAGATGCAGGCGAACGGCGACTGGAACTGGGACGGCGTCTCGGAGGCCGGCGCCGCGGTGCACACGGCGACCGGCAAGGCCGGCTTCGTGATCCGCGACTTCGACTACACGACGTGGGACAACCTCGCCTCGGTGTGGATGGGCTGGGGCGCAGCGCCCTGGAGCGAGGACGGCACCCAGTGCACGTTCGACTCGCCCGAGATGACGGAGGCCTTCGAGTTCCTGCACGACGCGGCGTTCACGAAGCAGTCGATGCCCGGCCCCGGCACCACCGCGGACTTCTTCGCGGGCGAGTCGGCGTTCACGGTGACGCAGATCTCGCGCGCCTCGCTGCTCACGGGCGACTTCGCGTGGAACCTGCTGCCGCTGCCCGAGGGCCCCGCAGGCGAGTACTCGATGGTCGGCCAGGCCGGCATCGGCGTGCTGGCCGACGGACCGAACGCGCAGGTCGCGGCCGACTTCCTCGCGTTCTTCACGAACCCCGAGAACTCGAAGCAGCTCGCGCAGTACTTCCCGCCGCCCCGCGTCTCGCAGCTGAACGTCGAGACGCTCGCCGCGACGAACCCGACGCTCACCCCCGAGCAGATCGAGGACGTCGTGATCCCGGGTATCGACACGGGCGTCACCCGGCCCAGCCACACCGACTCGGCCGAGATCGGCCAGGAGGTGCGCAGCGCGCTCGACGCCCTCTGGGTTCCCGACGCCGACATCCCGGGCACGCTCGCGGACGTCTGCACGAGCATCGACCCGCTGCTGGCGGGCTGA
- a CDS encoding carbohydrate ABC transporter permease, with translation MADATVTTPGRAPARPGGAPTTAPPSRSNGTSNGTSNGTSKGARARRRFTPSYATRDQLTGYLFIAPQFLGIVFFVLVPLGLIFWYSLNEWNVLAGTFRFVGTENFEKLFADPKIAPVLQATAVFSIGLVVLNLGLALLLAVLLNRKVAGMTVFRTIFFSPVVVSLVAWTIVWGFLMQDNGGINGLLQLVGVDGPNWLREGPTAMASVIVVQVFKNVGLNMVLFLAALQGVPQEVQEAARMDGASDRQLFWRITVPLISPTILLTSIITIVGSLQVFAQIAVLTQGGPGISTTVLVYYLFQQAFDFHHFGYGSTLSIVLFAIVLVLTVLQWQLRKRWVFYEN, from the coding sequence ATGGCCGACGCCACCGTGACGACCCCCGGCCGGGCACCCGCCCGGCCGGGGGGCGCCCCGACCACCGCCCCGCCCTCCCGCTCGAACGGCACCTCGAACGGCACCTCGAACGGCACCTCGAAGGGTGCCCGCGCACGCCGTCGGTTCACCCCGAGCTACGCGACCCGCGACCAGCTCACGGGCTACCTGTTCATCGCGCCGCAGTTCCTCGGCATCGTGTTCTTCGTGCTCGTGCCCCTGGGGCTCATCTTCTGGTACTCGCTCAACGAGTGGAACGTGCTCGCCGGCACGTTCCGGTTCGTCGGCACCGAGAACTTCGAGAAGCTGTTCGCCGACCCGAAGATCGCCCCGGTGCTGCAGGCGACGGCCGTGTTCTCGATCGGGCTCGTGGTGCTGAACCTCGGGCTCGCGCTGCTCCTCGCCGTGCTGCTGAACCGCAAGGTCGCCGGCATGACGGTGTTCCGCACGATCTTCTTCTCGCCCGTCGTCGTCTCGCTCGTCGCCTGGACGATCGTCTGGGGCTTCCTGATGCAGGACAACGGCGGCATCAACGGCCTGCTGCAGCTCGTCGGCGTCGACGGCCCGAACTGGCTCCGCGAGGGCCCGACCGCGATGGCCTCGGTCATCGTCGTGCAGGTGTTCAAGAACGTCGGCCTCAACATGGTGCTCTTCCTCGCCGCCCTGCAGGGCGTGCCGCAGGAGGTGCAGGAGGCCGCGCGCATGGACGGGGCATCCGATCGCCAGCTCTTCTGGCGCATCACCGTGCCGCTCATCTCGCCCACGATCCTGCTCACCTCGATCATCACGATCGTCGGGTCGCTGCAGGTGTTCGCGCAGATCGCCGTGCTCACCCAGGGCGGCCCCGGCATCTCGACGACCGTGCTCGTCTACTACCTGTTCCAGCAGGCGTTCGACTTCCACCACTTCGGCTACGGCTCGACGCTCTCGATCGTCCTGTTCGCCATCGTGCTCGTGCTCACCGTGCTGCAGTGGCAGCTCCGCAAGAGATGGGTCTTCTATGAGAACTGA
- a CDS encoding carbohydrate ABC transporter permease: protein MQSEPMASDAAVPPVRDGADVAGRGPGIGRPLVGRAPARPSTGTAGRSPQRRSPWRKVVFYGVLSLMAVPFVFPTWWMITSSFKPINRIFAFPPELWPSNPTLDGYIGAFTVQPFALQYFNSMYIAVLVTAGTMLFSSMAGYAFARIRFRGQGLLFVVVLTGLLIPAEVTIVPLFQMFNAWGLIDTHWPLILVTTFGAPSVLATFIMRQYFITLPVELEEAARIDGLGRWRIYWSIALPLSRSALAAVAIFTFLHVWNLYLEPTVYLQTPELFTLPQALTRYTDAYGGEMWNTQLAAATLTALPVLIVFVFAQKQFVEGLAQTGLKG, encoded by the coding sequence ATGCAGTCAGAACCCATGGCATCGGATGCCGCGGTGCCGCCCGTTCGCGATGGTGCGGATGTCGCGGGCCGGGGCCCCGGCATCGGCAGGCCGCTGGTCGGGCGTGCGCCGGCCCGCCCGAGCACCGGCACGGCGGGTCGCTCGCCCCAACGCCGGAGCCCGTGGCGCAAGGTCGTGTTCTACGGCGTGCTCAGCCTGATGGCCGTGCCGTTCGTGTTCCCGACCTGGTGGATGATCACCTCATCGTTCAAGCCGATCAACCGGATCTTCGCGTTCCCGCCCGAGCTCTGGCCGTCGAACCCGACGCTCGACGGGTACATCGGCGCGTTCACCGTGCAGCCGTTCGCGCTGCAGTACTTCAACTCGATGTACATCGCCGTGCTCGTGACGGCGGGCACGATGCTGTTCTCGTCGATGGCGGGGTACGCGTTCGCGCGCATCCGGTTCCGCGGGCAGGGCCTGCTGTTCGTCGTCGTGCTGACGGGCCTGCTGATCCCGGCCGAGGTGACGATCGTGCCGCTGTTCCAGATGTTCAACGCCTGGGGCCTGATCGACACGCACTGGCCGCTGATCCTCGTGACCACCTTCGGTGCACCGAGCGTGCTCGCGACGTTCATCATGCGGCAGTACTTCATCACGCTGCCCGTCGAGCTCGAGGAGGCGGCGCGCATCGACGGCCTCGGGCGCTGGCGCATCTACTGGTCGATCGCGCTGCCGCTCAGCCGCTCCGCGCTCGCCGCGGTCGCGATCTTCACGTTCCTGCACGTCTGGAACCTGTACCTCGAGCCGACCGTCTACCTGCAGACGCCCGAGCTGTTCACGCTGCCGCAGGCGCTGACCCGCTACACCGACGCCTACGGCGGGGAGATGTGGAACACGCAGCTCGCGGCGGCGACCCTCACGGCCCTGCCCGTGCTCATCGTGTTCGTCTTCGCGCAGAAGCAGTTCGTCGAGGGCCTCGCCCAGACCGGGCTCAAGGGCTGA
- a CDS encoding SDR family oxidoreductase: MHRSPTAARRARRPRLDLRGAVAVVTGAASGMGLESARLLAARGAALALVDRNAEALEALAGELRAQAGAGAGATSVSTHVLDLADLDAIAALPADVLAVHGHVDVLLNCAGVSMLGRFEQLTLEEFRWVLDINLWGTVAMVQAFLPALRERPAAHIANVASLYALGAPAGRVPYVTSKFAVRGFTDALRHELEATDVSVSAVYPGGVRTGIIHHARVAASVPPEVAARAASAQSALYRTTPEQAAERIVDGIERRRPRVFIGRDARLTDLVTRLAPVGYWSVMRGIVAKAGDTAVADTTVADTAIGTAAAAPRTGAAAS, translated from the coding sequence ATGCACCGCTCCCCCACGGCCGCCCGACGCGCCCGCCGCCCACGCCTCGACCTGCGCGGCGCCGTCGCCGTCGTCACCGGCGCGGCGAGCGGCATGGGACTCGAGTCCGCCCGCCTCCTCGCCGCGCGCGGCGCCGCACTCGCGCTCGTCGACCGCAACGCCGAGGCGCTCGAGGCCCTCGCCGGCGAGCTGCGGGCGCAGGCGGGCGCAGGCGCAGGCGCGACCTCGGTCAGCACCCACGTGCTCGACCTCGCCGACCTCGACGCGATCGCCGCACTGCCCGCCGACGTGCTCGCCGTGCACGGCCACGTCGACGTGCTGCTGAACTGCGCGGGCGTCTCGATGCTCGGCCGCTTCGAGCAGCTGACGCTCGAGGAGTTCCGCTGGGTTCTCGACATCAACCTCTGGGGCACGGTCGCGATGGTGCAGGCGTTCCTGCCCGCGCTGCGCGAACGGCCAGCGGCGCACATCGCGAACGTCGCGAGCCTCTACGCGCTCGGCGCGCCCGCCGGCCGCGTTCCCTACGTGACCTCGAAGTTCGCGGTGCGCGGGTTCACCGACGCCCTGCGGCACGAGCTCGAGGCGACGGATGTCTCGGTGTCGGCCGTGTACCCCGGCGGCGTGCGCACCGGCATCATCCACCACGCCCGCGTCGCGGCATCCGTGCCGCCCGAGGTCGCCGCGCGGGCCGCGAGCGCCCAGTCGGCGCTGTACCGCACGACGCCCGAGCAGGCCGCGGAGCGCATCGTCGACGGCATCGAGCGCCGACGCCCGCGCGTGTTCATCGGCCGCGACGCCAGGCTGACCGACCTCGTCACGCGCCTCGCGCCCGTCGGCTACTGGTCGGTCATGCGCGGCATCGTCGCGAAGGCCGGCGACACGGCCGTCGCCGACACAACGGTCGCCGACACCGCCATCGGCACGGCGGCCGCGGCGCCGCGAACGGGCGCCGCGGCATCCTGA
- the hemB gene encoding porphobilinogen synthase has product MTSTPAPRIRPRRLRETPALRRLVSETRLDPAELVLPMFVREGASSPVPIASMPGVVQHSLESLPQAVADAAAAGIGGVMLFGVPEVRDARGSGATDPDGILNVATRVAVEAAAGSLVVQTDLCLDEFTDHGHCGVLDDHGRVDNDATLERYIAMALEQARAGSELLGLSGMMDGQVAAVREALDEGGHTHTAILAYSAKYASAYYGPFRDAVESTLEGDRRSYQLDPGNRREGLREALLDIEEGADVVMVKPAGSYLDVLADVAAASEVPVWAYQVSGEYSMIEAAAAHGWIDRKRAVIESVRGIRRAGADVVLTYWAVELAEWIRKGDLA; this is encoded by the coding sequence GTGACTTCCACGCCTGCCCCCCGCATCCGCCCGCGGCGCCTCCGCGAGACGCCGGCCCTGCGCCGCCTCGTGTCAGAGACCCGCCTCGACCCGGCCGAGCTCGTGCTGCCGATGTTCGTACGCGAGGGCGCGAGCTCGCCCGTGCCGATCGCCTCGATGCCCGGCGTCGTGCAGCACTCGCTCGAGAGCCTCCCGCAGGCGGTGGCGGATGCCGCGGCCGCGGGCATCGGCGGCGTGATGCTGTTCGGCGTGCCCGAGGTGCGCGATGCCCGCGGATCCGGCGCGACCGACCCCGACGGCATCCTGAACGTGGCGACGCGCGTCGCCGTCGAGGCCGCCGCGGGCTCGCTCGTGGTGCAGACCGACCTCTGCCTCGACGAGTTCACCGATCACGGCCACTGCGGCGTGCTCGACGACCACGGCCGCGTCGACAACGACGCGACGCTCGAGCGCTACATCGCGATGGCGCTCGAGCAGGCTCGGGCGGGGTCTGAGCTGCTCGGCCTCAGCGGCATGATGGACGGCCAGGTCGCGGCGGTGCGCGAGGCGCTCGACGAGGGCGGCCACACGCACACCGCGATCCTCGCCTACTCGGCGAAGTACGCGTCGGCGTACTACGGGCCGTTCCGCGACGCGGTCGAGTCCACGCTCGAGGGCGACCGCCGTTCGTACCAGCTCGACCCGGGCAACCGGCGCGAGGGGTTGCGCGAGGCGCTGCTCGACATCGAGGAGGGCGCCGACGTCGTCATGGTCAAGCCCGCCGGCAGCTACCTCGACGTGCTGGCCGACGTGGCCGCGGCATCCGAGGTGCCGGTCTGGGCCTACCAGGTCTCGGGGGAGTACTCGATGATCGAGGCCGCCGCCGCCCACGGCTGGATCGACCGCAAGCGCGCGGTCATCGAATCGGTGCGCGGCATCCGTCGCGCGGGCGCCGACGTCGTGCTCACCTACTGGGCCGTCGAACTGGCCGAGTGGATCCGCAAGGGAGACCTGGCATGA
- the hemL gene encoding glutamate-1-semialdehyde 2,1-aminomutase, translating into MNARHSGADAARTNAELFARAQVAIPGGVNSPVRAFRSVGGTPRFLVSARGAYVTDVEGREYVDLVAGWGPAILGHADPRVIEAVTDAAARGLSFGSSTPAETELAELVEARVAPVEKLRLVSTGTEATMSAIRLARGFTGRDVLVKFAGHYHGHSDGLLAEAGSGLATFALPGSAGVPADIAALTLVLPYNDLDAVRVAFAEHGDRIAAVIVEAAAANMGVVPPLPGFNAALVELAHANGSLVISDEVLTGFRVSEAGWWGLEKGTEHAYTPDLLTFGKVIGGGMPVAALGGRAEIMEQLAPLGPVYQAGTLSGNPVAVAAGVATLRAADAAVYAHLDGAAATISVAVSEALAAEGVAHGVQRAGNLFSFVFGEEVPVRDYATVQRQEAYRYAPFFHAMLDAGVSLPPSVFEAWFVTAAHDDAAIDRIVAALPAAARAAASARPA; encoded by the coding sequence ATGAACGCCCGTCATTCCGGAGCCGACGCCGCTCGCACCAATGCCGAGCTCTTCGCCCGCGCCCAGGTCGCCATCCCCGGCGGGGTGAACTCGCCGGTGCGCGCGTTCCGCTCGGTGGGCGGCACCCCCCGGTTCCTCGTGAGCGCCCGCGGCGCGTACGTCACCGACGTCGAGGGGCGCGAGTACGTCGACCTCGTCGCCGGCTGGGGCCCGGCGATCCTCGGGCACGCCGACCCCCGCGTGATCGAGGCGGTGACGGATGCCGCGGCTCGCGGTCTCTCGTTCGGCTCGTCCACGCCTGCCGAGACCGAGCTCGCCGAGCTCGTCGAGGCGCGCGTCGCCCCGGTCGAGAAGCTCCGACTCGTGAGTACCGGCACCGAGGCGACCATGAGCGCCATCCGCCTCGCCCGCGGATTCACGGGCCGAGACGTGCTCGTGAAGTTCGCCGGCCACTACCACGGGCACTCCGACGGCCTGCTCGCCGAGGCCGGCTCCGGCCTCGCGACGTTCGCGCTGCCCGGGTCCGCGGGCGTGCCCGCCGACATCGCCGCACTCACGCTCGTGCTGCCCTACAACGACCTCGACGCCGTGCGCGTGGCCTTCGCCGAGCACGGCGACCGCATCGCGGCCGTCATCGTCGAGGCCGCCGCCGCCAACATGGGCGTCGTGCCGCCGCTCCCCGGCTTCAACGCCGCGCTCGTCGAGCTCGCGCACGCGAACGGCTCGCTCGTCATCAGCGACGAGGTGCTCACGGGCTTCCGCGTCTCCGAGGCCGGCTGGTGGGGCCTCGAGAAGGGCACCGAGCACGCCTACACGCCCGACCTCCTCACGTTCGGCAAGGTCATCGGCGGCGGCATGCCCGTTGCCGCGCTCGGCGGCCGCGCCGAGATCATGGAGCAGCTCGCCCCGCTCGGCCCCGTCTACCAGGCCGGCACGCTCTCGGGCAATCCGGTCGCGGTCGCCGCGGGCGTCGCCACGCTTCGGGCAGCGGATGCCGCGGTCTACGCCCACCTCGACGGCGCCGCCGCGACGATCAGCGTCGCGGTCTCCGAGGCGCTCGCCGCCGAGGGCGTCGCGCACGGTGTGCAGCGCGCCGGAAACCTCTTCAGCTTCGTGTTCGGCGAGGAGGTGCCCGTTCGCGACTACGCGACCGTGCAGCGCCAGGAGGCCTACCGCTACGCCCCGTTCTTCCACGCGATGCTCGACGCAGGCGTCTCGCTCCCGCCGAGCGTGTTCGAGGCCTGGTTCGTCACGGCGGCCCACGACGACGCGGCGATCGACCGCATCGTCGCCGCGCTCCCGGCAGCGGCGCGCGCCGCGGCATCCGCTCGCCCCGCCTGA
- a CDS encoding sodium:proton antiporter: MDELIILGVIAFVVIAAATVLGPRLGIASPLVLVAVGIVASFLPMFDSIEINPELILSGVLPLLLYSSAVSMPTMNFRREFGAISGLSVILVIASSLVLGVFFMLVIPDLGFAWGVALGAIVSPTDAVATSIIKQTPVSKRVVAMLDGESLLNDATALVLLRTAIVGAAAAFSFWGAVGTFAYSVVVAVVIGWLVGWLNLVVRKRVTNPAVNTVLSFTVPFLASVPAELLGASGLVAAVVAGLVTGILAPRDLSPQNRLSDSQNWRTVELVLEGAVFLTMGLQIQAIVADVQREHAGVGAAVLVAIGALVLTILVRAAYVAPLLGVLGRRARRQEQMQERLEGMQEKMTTPEGVQEFLEQANTGRGRRVTSRDLDRFARRVTHALGDIEYFRRQPLGWREGVVVVWAGMRGAVTVAAAQTLPEDTPQRPVLVFIAFAVAVLSLLLQGGTIGPLVRRIAPKVDQAELDAQALEERTRLMMSLRESAEGVAEPVRTEGEPRMEAFRAERRYRLDVIAAQRAALLDARDNGTFDADVLADELANLDASQIALEMRAKTVD, encoded by the coding sequence GTGGACGAACTGATCATCCTGGGCGTGATCGCGTTCGTGGTGATCGCCGCCGCGACCGTGCTCGGCCCGCGCCTCGGCATCGCGTCGCCGCTCGTGCTCGTCGCGGTCGGCATCGTCGCGAGCTTCCTGCCGATGTTCGACTCGATCGAGATCAATCCCGAGCTGATCCTCTCGGGCGTGCTGCCGCTGCTGCTCTACTCGTCGGCGGTGTCGATGCCGACGATGAACTTCCGGCGTGAGTTCGGTGCGATCAGCGGGCTCTCGGTGATCCTCGTCATCGCGAGTTCGCTCGTGCTCGGCGTCTTCTTCATGCTCGTCATCCCCGACCTCGGGTTCGCGTGGGGCGTCGCCCTCGGCGCGATCGTGAGCCCGACCGACGCGGTGGCGACCTCGATCATCAAGCAGACCCCCGTCTCCAAGCGGGTCGTCGCCATGCTCGACGGCGAGAGCCTGTTGAACGACGCGACCGCGCTCGTGCTGCTGCGCACCGCGATCGTCGGGGCGGCGGCCGCGTTCTCGTTCTGGGGCGCGGTGGGAACCTTCGCCTACTCGGTCGTCGTCGCGGTCGTGATCGGCTGGCTCGTCGGCTGGCTCAACCTCGTCGTGCGCAAGCGCGTCACGAACCCGGCCGTGAACACCGTGCTCTCGTTCACGGTGCCGTTCCTCGCCTCGGTGCCCGCCGAGCTGCTCGGCGCCTCGGGCCTCGTCGCGGCCGTGGTTGCGGGCCTGGTCACGGGCATCCTCGCGCCGCGCGACCTCTCGCCGCAGAACCGACTCTCGGACTCGCAGAACTGGCGCACGGTCGAACTCGTGCTCGAGGGCGCGGTGTTCCTCACGATGGGCCTGCAGATCCAGGCGATCGTCGCGGATGTGCAGCGTGAGCACGCCGGCGTCGGCGCGGCCGTGCTCGTCGCGATCGGCGCCCTGGTGCTGACGATCCTGGTGCGGGCGGCGTATGTCGCCCCACTGCTCGGCGTGCTCGGCCGGCGTGCGCGCCGCCAGGAGCAGATGCAGGAGCGGCTCGAGGGCATGCAGGAGAAGATGACCACGCCCGAAGGCGTGCAGGAGTTCCTCGAGCAGGCGAACACCGGCCGCGGCCGGCGGGTGACGAGTCGGGATCTCGACCGTTTCGCACGGCGGGTCACGCACGCCCTCGGCGACATCGAGTACTTCCGGCGGCAGCCCCTCGGATGGCGCGAGGGCGTCGTCGTCGTGTGGGCCGGCATGCGCGGCGCCGTGACCGTCGCTGCGGCGCAGACGCTGCCGGAGGACACGCCCCAGCGCCCGGTGCTGGTGTTCATCGCGTTCGCCGTCGCGGTGCTGTCGCTGCTCCTGCAGGGCGGAACGATCGGCCCCCTGGTGCGCCGCATCGCGCCGAAGGTCGACCAGGCCGAGCTCGACGCGCAGGCGCTCGAGGAGCGCACGCGCCTCATGATGAGCCTGCGCGAGAGCGCCGAGGGTGTCGCGGAACCGGTTCGCACCGAGGGCGAACCGCGCATGGAGGCGTTTCGTGCCGAGCGGCGCTACCGGCTCGACGTCATCGCCGCGCAACGGGCGGCCCTGCTCGACGCGCGCGACAACGGCACGTTCGACGCCGACGTGCTCGCCGACGAGTTGGCGAACCTCGACGCGTCGCAGATCGCGCTCGAGATGCGCGCCAAGACCGTCGACTGA
- a CDS encoding serine/threonine-protein kinase: protein MPKRLPSAPPILAGYNYVRPLGTGGFADVFLYEQDLPRRVTAVKVLLADVIDPEARRTFTLEADAMARLSAHPSIVTIHQASIASDGRPYLVMEYCPESLGARVKRGPMAAGEVLDIGVRMAGALETAHRSGLLHRDIKPSNLLVNSLGAPVLADFGIAGSISDDGTSDTLAMSVPWSAPEVLGERTNGTVATEVWSLGATLYTLLAGHSPFELADRSRNSVDQLSRRVLGAKYTPLAPRGVPSRIDTVLSAAMQRDPARRYSSMAEFGEQLRWAQYELGVSPTSLEVASPEWAAAAPIDFSDASRRGPVVTTVDPDSRRAGRAAAVATARPSGRVVDAGGLAPAPVRTRGAWLKPAAIGVGSALVVLVAAAAVLLSSGVV from the coding sequence GTGCCGAAGCGCTTGCCGTCCGCACCGCCCATCCTGGCGGGGTACAACTACGTGCGCCCGCTCGGCACCGGCGGATTCGCCGACGTCTTCCTCTACGAGCAGGACCTCCCGCGACGCGTGACCGCCGTCAAGGTGCTGCTCGCCGACGTCATCGACCCCGAGGCGCGTCGCACGTTCACGCTCGAGGCCGACGCCATGGCCAGGCTCAGCGCGCACCCGTCGATCGTCACGATCCACCAGGCCTCCATCGCGTCCGACGGGCGCCCGTACCTGGTCATGGAGTACTGCCCCGAGTCGCTCGGCGCACGCGTCAAGCGCGGCCCGATGGCGGCCGGCGAGGTGCTCGACATCGGCGTGCGCATGGCCGGCGCCCTCGAGACCGCCCACCGGTCCGGACTGCTGCATCGCGACATCAAGCCGTCGAACCTGCTCGTGAACTCCCTCGGCGCGCCCGTGCTCGCCGACTTCGGCATCGCCGGCTCGATCAGCGACGACGGCACGAGTGACACGCTCGCCATGTCGGTGCCGTGGAGCGCGCCAGAGGTGCTCGGCGAACGCACGAACGGCACGGTCGCGACCGAGGTCTGGAGCCTCGGCGCGACCCTCTACACGCTGCTCGCCGGGCACAGCCCGTTCGAGCTCGCCGACCGCAGCCGCAACTCCGTCGACCAGCTCTCGCGCCGGGTGCTCGGGGCGAAGTACACGCCGCTCGCGCCCCGCGGGGTGCCGTCGCGCATCGACACCGTGCTGTCCGCCGCGATGCAGCGCGACCCGGCCCGCCGGTACAGCTCGATGGCCGAGTTCGGCGAACAGCTCCGCTGGGCCCAGTACGAACTCGGCGTCTCGCCGACGAGCCTCGAGGTCGCGTCGCCCGAGTGGGCGGCTGCCGCCCCCATCGACTTCTCGGATGCCTCGCGGCGGGGCCCCGTCGTCACGACCGTCGACCCCGACTCGCGTCGGGCCGGCCGCGCGGCCGCCGTCGCGACGGCGCGCCCGTCGGGGCGAGTGGTCGACGCCGGCGGGCTCGCCCCAGCGCCGGTCCGAACCCGCGGCGCATGGCTGAAGCCCGCCGCGATCGGCGTCGGATCCGCGCTCGTCGTGCTCGTGGCCGCCGCAGCCGTGCTCCTCTCGTCGGGGGTCGTGTGA